The following coding sequences are from one Natrarchaeobaculum sulfurireducens window:
- a CDS encoding DUF7501 family protein — protein sequence MAVNTTWEDSATCPFCGDQLTSPGVGFVDHLSENDDCETEHDQWRENLAGDLAGEWAG from the coding sequence ATGGCAGTCAACACTACCTGGGAGGATTCGGCCACCTGCCCCTTTTGTGGGGACCAACTGACATCACCAGGCGTGGGCTTCGTCGACCACCTGAGCGAAAACGACGACTGCGAAACCGAACATGACCAGTGGCGAGAAAACCTTGCAGGCGACCTCGCCGGCGAATGGGCCGGATGA
- a CDS encoding MFS transporter: MSIPNAVRRLSGYDVLVLTAAIWFLAKFLRYAFPPLFGSFQESYGVSNVVLGTAFSGFMLVYAVMQFPSGALADRLGSVTVITAGALVSAIAALALIVESPFVVLVIAMLVMGAGTGAHKTVAIQLLSRAYPSRTGRALGILDTVGTFGGVVAPAAVVAVASVSFVLGAEWRAIFLAAGVLGIALAVAFWYRVPKRVPSETSTGAVSTTRIRTDGLGRYASLFRDWRFTVFALLTILFSFTYNGLVAFAPLYLTDAAGLTEAAAGVIYSALFLASLVQVVTGDLSDRVGRLPIIVGTLALASIALIAFVFLTESTGPTVLGAALVAVGVGSHGFRPVRGAYLMSAIPKDVAGGGLGVVRTLLMGAGAIAPAIVGVLSDTVGFRPAFGLLAASISGATVLAVVLLLTE; encoded by the coding sequence ATGTCGATTCCGAACGCCGTGCGACGTCTTTCCGGGTACGACGTCCTCGTCTTGACTGCGGCGATCTGGTTTCTCGCGAAATTCCTCAGATACGCGTTCCCGCCGCTGTTCGGCTCGTTTCAGGAGAGCTACGGCGTCTCGAATGTCGTCCTCGGAACGGCGTTCTCCGGGTTCATGCTTGTCTATGCGGTTATGCAGTTTCCGTCCGGGGCGCTCGCCGACCGTCTCGGCTCAGTGACCGTCATCACGGCGGGTGCGCTCGTCTCCGCCATCGCTGCGCTCGCGTTGATCGTCGAGTCGCCGTTTGTCGTCCTGGTCATCGCGATGCTCGTGATGGGGGCGGGAACGGGCGCACACAAAACCGTCGCGATCCAGTTGCTCTCTCGAGCGTATCCGTCGCGAACCGGTCGTGCACTCGGAATCCTCGATACGGTTGGAACGTTTGGCGGAGTTGTCGCCCCGGCGGCCGTCGTTGCGGTTGCCAGCGTCTCGTTCGTCCTCGGGGCGGAGTGGCGAGCGATCTTCCTCGCGGCTGGCGTTCTCGGGATCGCGTTAGCCGTGGCGTTCTGGTACCGGGTGCCGAAACGCGTCCCCAGCGAAACGTCGACGGGAGCCGTGTCGACGACCCGAATCCGCACTGACGGACTCGGCCGGTACGCGTCGCTGTTTCGTGACTGGCGATTCACGGTGTTTGCGCTGTTGACGATCCTCTTTTCGTTTACGTACAACGGGCTGGTCGCGTTCGCGCCGCTGTACCTGACCGACGCGGCCGGGCTGACGGAGGCGGCTGCCGGAGTCATTTACAGCGCGCTCTTCCTGGCGAGTCTCGTCCAGGTGGTGACTGGCGACCTCAGCGACCGCGTCGGCCGGTTGCCGATCATCGTTGGAACACTGGCACTCGCGTCAATCGCCCTCATTGCGTTCGTTTTCCTGACCGAGTCTACAGGGCCGACCGTTCTGGGTGCTGCGCTCGTCGCAGTCGGGGTTGGTTCCCACGGCTTTCGTCCCGTCCGCGGGGCCTACCTGATGTCGGCAATCCCGAAAGACGTGGCTGGCGGCGGCCTGGGGGTAGTGCGGACGCTGTTGATGGGGGCCGGCGCCATTGCTCCCGCCATCGTTGGTGTGCTTTCGGACACGGTAGGGTTCCGGCCAGCGTTCGGGCTCCTCGCTGCGTCGATCAGTGGCGCAACCGTACTCGCCGTCGTCCTCTTGCTCACGGAGTAA
- a CDS encoding HAD-IIA family hydrolase produces MTDYEAAILDVDGTIVRGEELLAGVPVGIDALEQAGCDRLLFSNNPTRNGDYYREKLAPYGVDVDPNAVLTSASVSAAYLRTTHPDEQVYLVGGERLEGILEAADVAVTDEPEAADVVLGSFTTEFSYGTLWESLEALEDGVPFYGTDPDTTIPVDDGLMPGSGAILAAMEAVAGREPDAILGKPSTIAADAAIERLATDPARTLVVGDRLNTDIALGNRAGMETALVLTGVTDRETLATSPIEPDHVLESLAEIDQLL; encoded by the coding sequence ATGACTGACTACGAGGCGGCGATCCTCGACGTCGACGGGACCATCGTCCGCGGTGAGGAGTTACTCGCCGGCGTGCCAGTTGGGATCGATGCCCTCGAGCAGGCTGGCTGTGATCGATTGCTCTTCTCGAACAATCCGACGCGAAACGGCGACTACTATCGCGAGAAACTCGCGCCTTACGGCGTCGACGTCGATCCCAACGCAGTCCTGACGTCTGCCTCTGTCTCAGCAGCCTATCTTCGGACGACCCACCCCGACGAGCAGGTCTACCTCGTCGGCGGCGAGCGACTCGAGGGGATCCTCGAGGCCGCGGACGTCGCTGTTACCGACGAGCCTGAGGCGGCCGACGTCGTCCTCGGCTCTTTTACGACGGAGTTCTCTTACGGCACGCTCTGGGAGTCACTCGAGGCACTCGAGGACGGTGTCCCGTTCTACGGAACCGATCCCGATACGACGATCCCGGTCGACGACGGACTCATGCCCGGTTCGGGAGCGATCCTCGCGGCGATGGAGGCCGTCGCCGGCCGGGAGCCGGACGCGATTCTGGGCAAACCGTCGACGATCGCGGCCGACGCGGCGATCGAGCGGCTCGCGACCGACCCTGCTCGCACGCTCGTCGTCGGCGATCGGCTCAACACCGACATCGCACTCGGCAATCGCGCTGGAATGGAGACGGCACTCGTCCTCACCGGCGTGACCGATCGTGAGACGCTCGCGACGTCGCCGATCGAGCCGGACCACGTCCTCGAGTCGCTGGCCGAGATCGACCAGTTGCTGTGA
- a CDS encoding SHOCT domain-containing protein, translated as MGSDGGRTYSFTEVFAIKFVLADVIIIAALVLAPPMYAVMITALFVLTTIILWFLMREDRSAESDDVDQRVDPVTKLQERYAAGDLSEDAFERRLEKLIDSNERAEAAGVETADLELERSR; from the coding sequence ATGGGAAGCGACGGTGGCCGCACGTACAGCTTTACGGAGGTCTTCGCGATCAAGTTCGTCCTCGCAGACGTTATCATCATCGCAGCCCTGGTGCTCGCGCCGCCGATGTACGCCGTTATGATTACCGCGCTGTTCGTCCTGACGACGATTATCCTCTGGTTTCTGATGCGTGAAGATCGTTCCGCAGAATCCGACGACGTCGACCAGCGGGTCGACCCCGTGACGAAACTGCAAGAGCGGTATGCCGCCGGTGATCTCTCCGAGGACGCGTTCGAGCGACGCCTCGAGAAACTGATCGACTCGAACGAACGCGCCGAGGCGGCCGGCGTCGAGACGGCAGACCTCGAACTCGAGCGATCGCGCTGA
- a CDS encoding glycine zipper 2TM domain-containing protein: MPETLTTDEIQRTRDRLTKVLRRARYAAMGAAVGAAIGGLFSRNAASTGGAIGGLVGAIVAETTWTASSALKRVRDRNDK, from the coding sequence ATGCCAGAGACGCTCACGACGGACGAGATTCAGCGAACGCGAGATCGCCTCACGAAGGTCCTGCGACGGGCACGATACGCCGCGATGGGTGCCGCGGTCGGCGCCGCAATCGGCGGGCTGTTCAGCCGCAACGCAGCCAGTACTGGCGGGGCTATCGGCGGGCTGGTCGGTGCCATCGTCGCGGAAACGACGTGGACGGCCAGTTCGGCTCTCAAGCGCGTCAGAGACCGCAACGACAAGTAA